In the genome of Nycticebus coucang isolate mNycCou1 chromosome 12, mNycCou1.pri, whole genome shotgun sequence, the window CTGGCTGGCCCTTGACCCCAGTCAATCTGAATCCTAAGGCCAGGCCCAGACTGACCCACGATGTAGGCCACACACACTAACCTATATATAACCCAGCCAGATTTATTGAACCTGGTAGACTGACCTCTGACCCTTGACACAGATTGGTTCCTAAACCCAGCCACAGACTCCACAGTCTTACCCTCAACTCTTGCCACAGAATGACTCTGATTCCAGCCACAGAGTAAATCCTGTTCCAGGCCATATTCAGATTCTGAACTTAGGCAGAGCCCCAGACCTCAGGAAAACCCCCAAACCTAGACCCATCCCAAGAATTCTGCCTTCCTCAAGAGACCCCCACCAGCAACAATGATCCTAGCCAGCCCCTCACCTCCCAGCTTTGGTGATGATCATCTCTGTTCCTACAGAGCTGAACTCCTTCCACAGCTCTCGGTTCTCCAGACTCAGGTTGACCCCAGGGAGTGAATGGAGGGCCTCTGGAGTAGACGGTGCCAGTTCAGTGCCCACGACTGGGGGCACAAGGGGTAGAGGTGGGGGGGCAGCCAGAGCGCGGGGAGCAGCCTCAATTCCGGAGAGGAAGCAATCCAGTTTGGGAGTGTCCAAATCTGGAGATGGAGAAAGAATGCGGAGCCAGGGGAGAGccacaacaaccccaaactcctacCCAAGGAGCTGGTCCCAATGCTCACCGGGGTAGCGGTAGCCTTCCGCCAGGGCAGGCGGGAAGCTAGAGTCTGCCCCGGGCTGGGAGTGCCCCAGGCAGTAGCCAGCCCCCAGGGAAGGGTACAACTCTCGTGGATGGTACATGTTGTAGTTCCCTGTGGCCTGAGGTCCCGCTGCCTAGAGTCCCCCAGTGCTGAGAGATGCCCCctttatagctcacagctcaGCCCCTTCCAGACCTAGGATCACAGCCCCTCCCCTCTTTGGGGCCCTGGAGTTGGGCTGGGGTGGAGACCCCTGGGGCCTGGATGGGGTCCAAGAGAGGGCCGGATACCTGGGTATCTTCCCCTCCTCCTTACCCCCCCCCCACCACGGTGGCTTCATTAGCTCCGACCCCCTGCCCCCTCATTACATAATTAACTCCTCGGCCTGATTGATCCCCGGGGCTCGGACAGGGACGCAGTTTGGCGCTTCCGGCCAGCTGGTCCCCTTTCCCACGGGGGGAGCCCCGGCAAGGGATAAGCTGGAGGGCGGGGCCTGGACCCTGGGACGTAACCTGGAGTCCTGGGAGAGATCCTGGCGCCCTGGGAGAGATCCTGGCGCCCCAGGCTTTCTGGCAGGTGAACCCCTCCCCGCCCTCCTTCACTTGGAGGACCAGCCTTGGAGGGCAGAAGCCTAAGTGGAGGTAAAGCGCAGGGCTGGAGGGACGCGGCCTGAGCTGACTACGCGGGGCATTCAGAGCCTCGAGGAGTCTGTGGCCAAGGCCCCAATCCTGGAGTTTCCCCCAGTTTTCATTCTGAAAACCTCCACCATGGGCTAAGTCTCAAAAGTTTAGAGACGCTCACGGCTCGACAGTCTGGCATCTTGCGCCAGGGCTTCCCAGAGATCCCGCGCCAGGGAACCCGGAGAACTACACTTCCCAGTAGGCCCAGCGGCGAAGCTCGCCTGAAGAGGCCGAAGGGCCGTGCCGGGGGCCGCTGGGAATCGTAGTTTGGACAGCTACCCCGCGGCGGGCTAGCCTACCGGGAGAGCTGCCCCTAGGCGGCGGCAAAAGGCTGAAGCCGAGAAGACACAGATCAGTCGAGGTCAAAGCCTAGAGAGCCAGCGTGGGCGCGAGAATCTCCATTGCCTATGAGATCCGTCCTGGTTCCCAGACACCCAGCTTGGGCGGCCGTGCCAACCCCGTTCTTCACTAGTTCTCAGAACCGCGAGCAGGTCGATATGGGCGGGAATGTACGTTGGAGTTCCCTGTTCCCAATTCCACGTGAGCCTGGGGCTGTCTCCACAACATTGTTTTATTATGTACAAACGCTACAGAACGAGGGGAACAGACACGCGTGGGGTAAGAGGGGCCTGGAGGGAGAAGTTCACAGAGCAGACGGTGCACTGGGGCCAAGAGAGCAGCACACAGGCCATATCTATAGGGCAGGCGAGACAGGAAGGGGTTAAAAATGAGATCCAAGCCAGCCAGATCGCAAGGAGTTCGGGGGTGTTGTCCCccttctgctcccccccccaagGTCACAGTGcatgcaataaaatatatatacaggaGCTGGGGTCCTTCCTCTGCAGGAGCCTTGAGGGTCCAGAGCTCCCTTCTGGCGGAGATAAGCCAGTGGCGCCCCCTGGCGGCCAGGCCGGGCTGGAGCCACATGCGCCAGGAGCAGGGGTCAGTCCCAGCCGTTGTCTTTGATCATGTGGTTGAGTTCAATGATGTACTTCCCCTCTTTGTACTTCTGGCTGCTCTCAAAGGCCTGTTCCTGAAAGGAGGAGAGAAACCCTCATCCCTGAAGCAAAAGTCCCCATACAGGGCATAGGGGTTGGGGAGTGGCTATAATTGGCCTAGTTTTACATGTGAAGAAactggcccagagaagccaagcCACCTAATCACAGAcacacagctggtaaatggcAGGGCCATTTTTCTCTCTAACAGGGGGATAGATAGAACTCTCTGAATtataggtacttttttttttttttggagacagagtcttgctctgtcacctgggctagagtactgcagtgtcagcctatctcacaaaaacctcaagctcctggtctcacacaatccccttgcctcagtctaccaagtagctgggattacagtagctaggattataggtgtgtgccaccatacctggctaattttaccatttttagtagagatgaggtttcgctcttgctctggGTGGTCTTagattcttgagctcaagggatctccccaccccaacccacctctgcctcctagaatgctaggattacagacgttgGTCACCATGCCAAATCCATAGGTACTTTTTAATTACTAATGATGGCTCCACTTTAGATGGAAGTGTCtaaatggctcatgcctataatcctagcaccctgggaggccaaggcaggaggatcctttgagctcaggagttcaaaaccattctgagcaaaagcaagaccctgtctctaccaaaaatagaaaaaaattagccaggcattgtggcaggtgtctagacccagctaattgagaggctgaggcaggagaatcgctttagcccaggagtctgaagttgttgtgagcaaggatgaccccacggcactctaggCTACACatcagggtaagactctgtctcaaaaaaaaagatttcatagtctagggcaggtgtcctcaaactgcggcccgcgggccacatgaagcggtgtgaattgtatttgttcccattttgttttttacttcaaaataagatatgtgtagtgtgcataggaatttgttcatagtttttttttttttttttaaactatagtctggccctccaaccgtctgagggacagtgaattaggACGCCTGGTCTAGGGGTTGCAGACTGGTGGTCTGAGGACCATTTTGGCCTATATATGTGTTTTATTTGGATGACagagaatttaataaaaataactttaaaatataggCAGGCCATGCTCATTCAATTGACACCATTCTGCTCCCTCCACCACCCCTAATCTATGCTCCCCCTTTTTCAAATCCATAGTATCTGGTTGGCCTTGCAGGCACCTGAGTTTTTGACCTATGGACTAGGCCacctctttattttacagatatctAGAGAGACCACGCCACAAAAGACACATAGCAAATCTATGGCTAGGTCAGGGGTAAACTCGGGTCAGGGCTGTCTATCTGTCTCTATCCATCCACCTCACAGACAGAGGCATTACAGCTCCAAGTGATGCCTGAAGAATCCTGTCCCTTGCAGTTTCCCAAGAGCATCTTCTTTGCTACATCTAATCTGATCCCTGCAACAATCTTGGGTGTCAGGTAGTGGCTTTATCTTCCACTGCCAGATAAGGAAATAAGACAGCAGTGAAATCAGACCCTGGACAGCAGCAATGGCTGAGGGCAATGGAAAAGGAGGCCTGTGAACTCAAGCTCCAGGTTGCTGGGGAGGCTTGGGCAACTTTTCTGATTGTGTGAATGATAACATAAGCTGGTAGCCAAGGAGTCAGagtaaaggaacaaaaaaatcaACTAGGGTTCTGTTCCCTATTCTGTTACTTACCAGTtatgtgatcttgagcaagttacctAGCATCTCTGGGCGTCCCAATAATGGATTCTACCTAAGGGATTGGTGTAATGATTGAATAAGATAATATATGCCAAGCACACAACAGTGTGTGGCACATaaacattcaacaaatgttaactgattatttcctcatctctaaaatggggatgCCAGTGCCTGGGATGAAGGGCTAGGTTAAAATTCTAAAAGCCCTTACAGGATATGAGAGAAGAGAACATGGTCAGGGACTGAAAGACAGTTTGGCTTGTGTGAGCTGCACTCTGAAAGGTTACCAGATAACTGTGAGGAGGTGGTAAGGTAAGGTCAGGTCAAAGGCTAGCCTGGGGTCAGGGGCCACTAACTCACATATTTCCAGCCCAAAGTGGTCTTGCAGTTCTCGCAGTGGATGTCAGCGACAGCATGGAGGCCTGTCAGCAGCACCCGCTCCTCAGCTGGTCCGCAGCCCACGTTCACCCTGCAGGGATATGGAGCAGTCCCAAGGAGGGTCCTGCCGTCACAGAGTCTCCCTCAACCTTGTATCCACTGTATCTGTCTTTAGCATCCAAGAGAAGGGTGAGCACAGCTTCCTGCCTTAACTAGGGAACTCTGGGGATCTCAGCATGATGCCAGGGGCCAAAGGGCAAAACAGAggtcagggagagaggaggaaggccaAATACTCACACGGAGTTGAAGAGGTAGGCACGCCCCTGACTGCCCTGGAAGGACTGAAGgatgggaagagaggagaggttACCCATGAGCTGCCAGGCAGCCTCTCTAGCCTCCCATTCCAGTCCAAACTGTGGCCTGGTTACCTTGGAGATGAGGTCGTCGTGGTTGGCCAGGTGAGCACGGCAGTGGGCACAGCTATACCTCCGGTGACAATCATCCAAGTAGGCCTGAAACGTCTTGGGCTTTGAAATACGCACCATGGCGGGGGCCGGGGGCAGTGGCCCCACGCGAGGAGCAGCCCaaggggagcagagggagcccAGTGCCTGCCAAGGAGTAAGTGGACTGTGAGGACCtggaccacacacacacaggcactcCTAGAGCCATGGGCACTCTCTGTCACACTTGGCTGCTCACTACTTTCCCCAGAGCCAGGAGCCTCTCCAGGGACTTGAGTCATTTCAGTTTTGACTCAGTGAGGAGGCCCCAGGTTGCAtcaatggggaaactgaggctaggaGGAGCCCAAGGTGAGTCATCCACCTGCTTCCAGCCTCACCCCTGCTGACCTGGCAGTTGAAGCTGGAGGAAGGGGCTTTAGAGTGGATGGGCTGTCAGTTCCCAGTTTAGGAGAGGCatggagggggtggtggtggtggttatgaATTGGTTGGTCCTTAGCACCTCATTTGGACAGTGACTAGGGCTTCACTTAAGGTGCAGAGAGTTATCTGGGAGAGGGTCTCTCACCTGGAGGAAGCAGGAGGCCTTGCTGAAGGTGGAGAATAACCTAGGAGGGGAGGGGCTCATACCTGAGGGTGCTAAGGCCTTATCTACGCAGAGGGAATCTTACCTGCATCGCAGAACCTTACCTGAGACCCCGGGGCTCACCTGGGGCGCGGGGTTGGAGGCGGGAGCCGGGGGAAGGGGCAGTCCTCACAGGCCGGGCGGGGGCACGGAACGGCGCGCAGCCTTGACTGTGTGGGCCTCACCTCTCCTGGGCGCGCGGGGGCCCGGTCCGCTGGGGTGGCCTGGCCTGGGAGTGGGGGGCGCTCCTGGTGGGCGCCGTCCCCCCAGGCCCGGGTTCGCAACCGCCTCGACTTGTTTACACCGAGACCAGCTGCTGCCGCCGCTGCggcgggagggggagggggccCGCCTCCCGTCCCGGCGGCCTCCGTGGCCAATTGGCGCGCGGCATGCAAATGAGGGGGCGCGTCATATGGCGTCCAGCGCAGGCCTGGGCTACCCTTCCCCCTGCGCCCAGCTTGGGCCAGCCCGGAAATGCGGCTGTGGCCGGCAAACCGACCACTGGCCCTCTGCTTCTAGGCCTGGCCGCCCCTTTGGCCTCCTGCAGTCCTTGAAGAGTAAGGATCTGACCCGGGGTGGGTTTAGGAGGAGGCTAGTGTCTGCACCCAGGCCCCTGAGTGTCCCCCTCTGGTTATCTCTTCCTATTGTCTCTAttttggaaactgaggcccagagaggtctcAGGTTATACAGCTGAAGAGGCAAAGCCGGAGTTCTTACTTTGGTCCAATCCCATGATCTTAGCTATGGCATGAGATACAGACTGAGTTCATCTCTTAGAAGAGCTAAAGGTATATATCACAGTTAGACCTGTAGGAGCCAGGGCCTTGAGATAAGGCAGTTCCTACCCTTGACCATCAACCTCCTCTAGGCAGCCTCTTCTGATGCTCCTACCTCTAGGCTTGGTTATGTGTGGACTCAGTTGAAAGTATGTTCAAGAATGCATCTGCCATACTTGGACTTGTCTTGTTCGCTGTAGTAGTCCCAGCCTCACCTAGAGCAGTCAATCAgatgtttctttttgtgtgtgtgtgtttttggccggggttgggtttgaaccctccacctacggcatatgggaccagcgccctactccttgagccacaggcgccgcccaatcagatgttttttttttttttgtagagacagagtctcactttatggcccttggtagagtgccgtggcatcacacagctcacagcaacctccaactcgtgggcttaagcgattctcttgcctcagcctccctagtagctgggactacaggcgcccgccacaacgcccagctattttttggttgcagttcagccagggccgggtttgaacctgccaccctcggtatatggggctggtgccttaccgactgagccacaggcgccgcccccaatcaGATGTTTCTTGACTGTGAATATGTGATTCATTAAATGAACCAGGGCTGCAGAGAGCACAGGGAGCTTCTGGAGACCTGGGAGTGGAAGGTTAGAGGCTTTCCACCCAAGCCCACCCTCTATGGCCCAGTGAGGAGGCCCACAGGGACCGGACATGGGAGAAATCAAGTCCCTGGCCATGTGCCCGGGGTTCTTGATGCCCTCAGAAAAATTGAACCATTATCTGTGGCTCTCAAAGGGCTAGAGGCCAGGACACCAGGGTTGGCCCTGGAAGGGACATTCCTGCAGAAAGTAGAGGCCAGGCTGGCACAGGGTGTGGTACCATTCTGGGTCTGGAATGTAGTGGAACCAGTGGATCAAGCTCATAAGAGCTCCAGGCTCTGGCCTCTCCATCCTTGCAGTCTCCATCCAGGATGACCCCCACCCCTTACCCCAAGCACAACGATATAActgaaaagcaaatatttatttttcaggaagGGATACAGAGGAGAGGGTGAGGGCCTCTGGACTTAGGAGGTAGCTAGTCTACGGTTGTCCAGGTAGTGCCGCAGGGCTGTGGGATAATCAGTCATGACGCCAGTGGCTCCCAGGCTAAAGGCCACTTCAAAATCTGACTCATCATTAAGGCACCAAAAGATCACCTGAAGAGGGGGAGAATGGGGAGGGGCATAGGGGGAGGGGCTTGTAGTTTCCAAATAGTTGTACTTGGAACTTACCCTTACATCTAGACAGTAGGAGCACTCCTTCTCCCAACAGTGGTATGCTGGGGCTGATAGTTAAATTTGCAGGAATTTTGTAAAGAGGTTATTAAACccagccattattaaaaataaacttatatgtaaacttatattaaaaacaaaggtaataaatactcaaaacatatcacttcctaattattttgCTCCATTTTACCATTCACTATGTTTTGGTCTGTTAAAGCTGTAAGAAAGAACTATTGTGGAATGGTGTACTACCACACTTCTCTTCCcattctgcatttagtgagtTCATGTTAGCATGAAATTGGCCAAAGTGGGAAAAATTAATGCTCAACTCAGggcttttattttcccttctgaaGAACCGGATGTTGAACATTTGCCAACATACCAGTACCTCCCAGCCTGCTCCATCTCCCACTGTTCTGTGCCTTCCCTGCCTTCCTGagtcctttttttgttttaatcaaatcatagctatgtacattaatgcaatcatggggtacgatTTATATACCCTAGTCCTTTCCTATGGGCAGTGAGGTATGTAGAGATGTTATTTTTATCCCAAAGTtccctgaacatttttttttttttttgagacagtcttactctgtcaactgagctagagtgcagtagtgtcatcatagctcactgcaaccttaaacttctagGTTCACacaatccttttacctcagcctcccaaatagcagggactacaagtgtgtgctaccacgcccagctaatttttctattttttgtagagatggggtcttgctcttgcttaggttgatcttgaactcctgacttcaagtaatcctctgccTCAACTtaccaaagtgctgaaattacaggcatgagctactgtggcCAACTTCAATTCTTATTTTTACAAATGACAGTGGTCATTTCACCTTTGTGGTAACAATGTGAGGAGTGAGAAAGCTGCCTGGGAAGAGCTCTATCATACCATAccacacccccacaccccccaGGAGCCAATCAGTAGCCAAGTCCTGGCTTCTGCTAGGCCATCCATTCCTACTGCTGCCACCTGAGCCAAGTCCTGTCTGTGGCAGCATCAGCTTGCTAATGAGGCTGTCTGCTCCCATGATGGTCCCCACAATCTCTTCTCCACATTTTGTTCACTCAACAAACCTTAACTGGATTGGGTCTTTTTGCTGCTTCAGACCGCAAAAGCTTCCCTTCCCTTTAGACTACAGTCCACACTCTTCACTGAGGTCCATGGCCAGCCTTAGTCTCTGCTGCCTTTTTTAGCTCCATTTCCTCCAGGCTGCTACCTGAAGGACCCTCTCGGCACCTGCAGCTGTCACACATGGTCGACCTCCTGGCTGAGATGTTTTACCTTCTTTCTTCTAGAGCcacttccttccatcctttcgTATGGCTGCTCACACCCGACTTCTTCCCGAAGGCCCCAagcccacaggccacagcactctgtttcttttctgtctaCTTGCAGCCTTTACAATGGCCTGCTTCATTTCTTCCCCTGGCCCTTGATGGTAAGCTCCCATCCTCAGTatcacagtgcctggaacattctCAATAAAGCTTTGCTAATTAAATGACTTGGTCAAAGGTGATGCTCAGGGGAGGGGGCCAGGCTGGGCTTAGGTTCTCTCGGCTCTGGTCCTTCCTCAGAGGGAAGGGATCAGGATAGTAGGTTCAATACATCTTCTTCCTCATCAGGGCTAACATTTATCACACTCTTACTGAATACCAGTTACATACCCAGAAGAGTTAAATATACCATCCTCCCCATCttgcagaggaagaaactgagactcagatgGGGAGGTAACCTGTCTAGTGATCTAGCTAGTTAGTGGCAGAATGTGATCGGACCCTGCTGCTAGACCTACTTGCTACGGGAGTGGCAGTCAAGCCCTCACCTGCACCCCACGCTCCTCCAAGTGGCGGATTAGACTCTTCCTCATGATGATCCTGCAGGATGGGGTGGGAGTGACAAAGGTGATGATGAGAAGGGACAGAGGTTTCTAAGAGATTCTCTATCCAACCTTCTTGCTCAGCTCACCATTTTGAAATCACTGCCGCCAGCTGGTTCAGCCCAGAGCAGGGAAATGGGAAATAGGTCCTGTGGAGAGAAGCCCGGGTGGGAAGGaaaaggggtggggaggagaagggtCAGCCCTTTGGGTAAGCCTTTGTCATGGGGGTGTGTGATAGGACCCCCTGACCAGTGTCACCCCACCCCCTCTAGAGGAAACTTTGCAGTTGCTCAAATGAACAATTCACCCATTGTTCAGTGAGATCCTACTCTGATATCTGCGCTTTGAGGATGTGTCCCTCCCCTtgccactttacagataaggaaaccaagtCTTAGAGACTTGCCAGTCATAAAGCAAAGCAGTGTTGGGGCCAGAGTCAGCACCAAACTACATACCCAGTCTGGAGGTCCTCTTGGATGGGCCTGGACAGCTGCTTGAGACCAGACAGCACTTACTGGGTCAGCTACTCCCCTAATCATCCCACTCCAGGGTTGACTTTAGAGGCCCTTTATAGTGTCCAATGGCAGGCTTTGGAGGCAGACCCAGGGCAAACCCAGGTTCTATACTtctagccatgtgaccttgggcaaattacagaacctctctgaacctcagaatatccagggggTGCTATGGGGAACGTAGTTCCcacacctc includes:
- the YPEL3 gene encoding protein yippee-like 3 isoform X2, with translation MVRISKPKTFQAYLDDCHRRYSCAHCRAHLANHDDLISKSFQGSQGRAYLFNSVVNVGCGPAEERVLLTGLHAVADIHCENCKTTLGWKYVESIIGTPRDAR
- the YPEL3 gene encoding protein yippee-like 3 isoform X1 produces the protein MVRISKPKTFQAYLDDCHRRYSCAHCRAHLANHDDLISKSFQGSQGRAYLFNSVVNVGCGPAEERVLLTGLHAVADIHCENCKTTLGWKYEQAFESSQKYKEGKYIIELNHMIKDNGWD